ATCATCGCGTCGTCGCCGTCGCGCGGCGTCGTGATCCCGATCTTGGCCCGGAAAATCCGCAGCCACGCCTGTTCGATCAGCGACGGCATGGCATGAACGATCCCGGTCGCCTCTTCGACCGCCGCCGCCGGGTCGTCGAATTGCTGGATCAGCGCCGTGGCCAGCTGCGCCAGGTTCCACACCGCGATCCCCGGCTGGTTGGAATAGGCATAGCGCCCGTGACGGTCGATCGAACTGAACACCGTGTCGGGGTGATAGACATCGAGGAATGCACAGGGGCCATAGTCGATGGTCTCGCCGGAGATCGCACAATTGTCGGTGTTCATCACCCCGTGGATGAACCCGACACCCATCCATTGCGCGATCAGAACGGCCTGCGCGTCGCGCACCGCCGCCAGCAACGCCATCGGCCCGTCCGCATCCGGGTAATGCCGGGCGATCGCATAGCCCGTCAGGCGCTTCAGCCGGTCGATCTGCCCCCGCGAGGCAAAGACCTGGAACGTGCCGACCCGCAGATGGCTGGACGCCACCCGCGTCAACACCGCGCCGGGCAGAACCGTTTCGCGGATCACCTCCTCGCCGGTCTCGACCGCCGCCAGCGCTCGCGTGGTCGGAATGCCGAGGGCATGCATCGCCTCGGAGACCACATATTCGCGCAGGACCGGCCCCAGCCAGGCCCGGCCATCGCCCATGCGGCTGAATGGCGTGCGCCCCGATCCCTTGAGCTGGATGTCCCGACGCTGCCCGTCCGTGCCCACGGTTTCGCCCAGCAGGACCGCGCGCCCGTCGCCAAGCTGCGGGTTGTATTGGCCGAACTGGTGACCGGCATAGAGCTGCGCCAGCGGTTCGGCCCCCTGCGGCACCGTGTTGCCCCCGAACACCTGCGCCATTTCCGTCGCATCGCCCGCCGCGATCCCCAGCAGCCGGGCCAGGTCGTCATTGAAAGCCACCAGCCGGGGCGACCGCACCGGCTGCGGCGCCTGCGCGGCAAAGAACCCCTCTGGCAGGCGGGCATAGGAATTGTCGAACGGGATCGAAACGGGCATGGGCCAAGGATAGGGCACCACCCGCCGAATACCATAGGCGATCACGCGTGATTGTGCTTGGATGGCCCCATGCAAGATCCGACCGCCGCCGACATCATCCGTAACCTCGACCTGAAACCGCATCCCGAAGGCGGCTGGTATCGGCAGACCTGGATTTCGGATATGCCCGTCGCAGGCGGCCGCGCCAGCGCGACCTGCATCTATTTCCTGCTGAAAGCGCGGGAACGCAGCCACTGGCACCGGGTCGACGCCACCGAGATCTGGCTCTTTCACGCGGGTGCACCGCTGGTTCTGTCGCTGAGCGAAACCGAGACCGGCCCCGCAACCGACCACCTGCTGTCCCCCGATCCGACCCGCGGCGCGCCGCAGGTGATCGTACCGCCGCATCACTGGCAATCCGCGCGCAGCACCGGCGACTACACGCTGGTCAGCTGCGCCGTATCACCCGGGTTCCGGTTCGATGGCTTTACGCTGGCCGACCCGACGTTCGACATTCCCCGCATCAAGACAACGCCGTAAGTCGCGGTTATTGTATGTATTCTACGCCGCATTCCCTTCGGCCGCCGGACGGCTGACCCGGCCACCGCATCGGGGCGTTCCGACCCCGGTCGTGCCGGGGCAGGATGTCGGCAGGCCGCGCAGCACCCGGACGGCGAGATAGGCAAAGGCCTGCGCCTCGAGCATGTCGCCATTCAGCCCGGCCGCCTCGACCGGTTCGACCGAACAGGGCAAGGCCGCATTCAGCATCGCCATCACCACCGGGTTCTTTCGCCCCCCGCCGGTGACCAGCACGCGGGATGGCAAGTCCGGGCAGTGCTCCAGCCCCGCCGCCACCGAGGCCGCGCAGATGGCGGTCAGCGTGGCGGCGGCATCCGCATCGCCCAGATGCGACACCCGGTCCTGAATGTCATCGAAATCGTTCCGGTCCAACGACTTCGGCGGCTTTCTTGAGAAATACGCATGTTCCATGAACGCGGCCACGACCGCCTCGTCCACCTGCCCGGTGGCGGCCAGCGCGCCGCCTTCGTCCATCGCGACCCCGCGCCGCGCCTGCATCAGGTCGTTGACCGGCGCATTGGCGGGACCGGTATCAAAGGCCAGCAGGGCGCCGGGGTCCTCCGGGCGGCCGCGGGCCGGGTCCAGCCAGGTCAGGTTTCCGACCCCGCCAAGGTTCAGGAAACACAGCGGCGCATTGGCCCTCATCCATCTTGCACAGGCGAAATGGAAAAACGGCGCCAGCGGTGCGCCCTCGCCGCCTGCGGCCACATCCGCGCTGCGGAAATCCCACACCACCGGCACGCCCAGGGCGCCGGCCAGCCCGGCGCCATCGCCCACCTGCAGCGTGCCGCGTCCGCGCGGATCATGTGCCAGCGTCTGGCCGTGAAAACCGATCAGGTCCACATCGCCGAACCCCGCCAGCGCGGCGCGATGGGCGGCGTCGATCACCGACGCGGCCGCCTCGACCTCGGCGCCGTCCCACCGCCCCAGCCCGCCACGCAACAGATCGCGCTCGGCATCGGTATAGGGCCGGTAGCCATGCGGACCGAAGCCATGGATCGTCTCGCCATCGGTCACGACCATCGCCGCATCGACCCCGTCGAGCGAGGTGCCGCTCATCGCCCCGAGCGCGCGGAACCGCCGGTGCCGCTGCTGATCGTCATTCATGGCCTTTTCCTCCGTCCGGCTGCCGCCTATACACTGCGCCGCAACCTTAGACCGGGGCAAGCCATGACCTACCATCCCAAATCCGACTTCATGCAGGTAATGATGCAGCGCGGCTACCTTGCCGACTGCACCGATTACCAGGCGCTCGACGACGCGCTGCGCGCCGGGGTGGTCCCGACCTATATCGGCTATGACGCAACCGCGAAATCACTGCATGTGGGCCATCTGCTCAACATCATGATGCTGCGCTGGCTGCAAAAGACCGGGCACAAACCGATCACGCTGATGGGCGGCGGCACCACCAAGGTCGGCGATCCGTCATTCCGTTCCGACGAACGCCCGCTGCTGGGCCCGGACGAGATCGACGCGAACATCGCCGGGATGAAGCGGGTGTTTGCCAAGTACCTGACCTATGGCGACGGCGACACCGACGCGCTGATGCTGAACAATGCCGAATGGCTGGACGATCTGAACTACCTGGATTTCCTGCGCGATATCGGCCGACACTTCTCGGTGAACCGGATGCTGTCATTTGAATCGGTGAAATCGCGGCTGGACCGCGAGCAATCCCTGTCATTCCTCGAATTCAACTACATGATCCTGCAGGCCTATGATTTCCTGGAGTTGAACCGGCGCTATGGCTGCCTGCTGCAGATGGGCGGCTCGGATCAGTGGGGCAACATCGTCAACGGGATCGACCTGACGCGGCGGGTGCTCGATCACGACATCTACGGGCTGACCTCTCCGCTGCTGACCACCAGCGACGGGCGCAAGATGGGCAAGAGCCAGGGCGGCGCGATGTGGCTGAATGCCGACATGCTGTCTCCCTATGAATTCTGGCAGTTCTGGCGCAACACCACCGACGCGGATGTGGAACGGTTCCTCAAGCTCTATACCGAACTGCCGGTCGACGAATGCAACCGGCTGGGCGCGCTGGCCGGGTCCGAGATCAACGAGGCCAAGATCATCCTCGCCAACGCGGTGACCACCCTGTGCCACGGGGCCGAGGCGGCCGATGCCGCTGCTGCCACCGCGCGGGAAGTGTTCGAAAAGGGCGGCGTGGGCGATGACCTGCCAACCCTCACCCTGAGCGCGGACGAGATTGGCGACGGCATCTCGGTCGTGCAGCTCTTCGTGCGCTCGGGGCTGGTGAAATCCGGCAAGGAAGCCAAACGCCTGATCGCCGAGAACGGCGCCCGGCTTGACGACGCTCCGCTGACCAATGCGGGCCTGATCCTGGATGCCGGCACGCTGGCGAACCCGGTCAAGCTCAGCGCGGGCCGTAAGCGCCACGCTCTGGTGCGTGTCGCCGCCTGACCGGCGCGGGGCCGGAAACGGCCCCGCCTCGCCGCTGTTTCGCACAGTTCCCGGGCGAACTGGACAGGCCGCTCGCGGCAGGTTAACTGAACACATGTTCATATTTGTCGGAGCCAGCGCATGAAACTCGAAACCACCGCCGCCATTGTCACCGGGGGCGCCTCCGGTCTGGGCGAGGCCACCGCCCGTCATTTTGCCGCACAGGGTGCGCAGGTGACGATCCTCGACCGTGACGAGACCCGCGGCCAGGCCGTGGCCGCCGAGATCGGCGGGCATTTTGCACAGACCGACGTGACCGACGAGGCTTCGGTTGCCGCCGCCATCGCCCTGGGCCTGGACAGGATGGGCCGGATCACCGCCGCGGTGAACTGCGCGGGCATCGCCATCGGCATCAAGACGGTGGGACGCGACGGGCCGCATCCGCTCGACCGGTTCAGGCAGGTGATCGACATCAACCTCGTCGGCAGCTTCAACGTCGCCCGGCTCGCCGCCGCCGAAATGGCCCGCAACGATCCCGACGCCGACGGCGCGCGCGGCGTGATCGTCAACACCGCCTCGGTCGCGGCCTTCGACGGGCAGAAGGGCCAGGCGGCCTATTCCGCCTCCAAGGGCGGCATCGTCGGCATGACCCTGCCGATGGCCCGCGATCTCGCGTCGCTCGGCATCCGCGTCAACACCATCGCGCCGGGCATCTTCCTCACCCCGATGATGAAGGGCCTGCCCGAGGACGTTCAGACCCAGCTGGCAGCGGATGTGCCGAACCCGTCGCGCCTGGGCGATCCGTCCGAATACGCGCGCCTGGCCGGGTTCATGGTCGAAATGGGCTATCTCAACGGCGAGGTGATCCGCCTCGACGGGGCACTGCGGATGCGCTGACCGCGCCTCTTCATCTTGCCAGGTAAACTCCGGGGAGCGTGAGGGGCTGGCCCCTCACTCCCACATCCGGCCAGAGGCGGCGCAACCGGCCACCAGGGCTCAGGACTGCTCGGCCTTCTCCGCCAGCGCCAGCCATTCCTCCTCGCTGGCCGCAAGCCGCCCCTGCCGCGCCACCAGCGCCTCGGTCGCCTTGGTGAACTTGGCCGGTTCGCGCGCATACAATCCGGGGTCCGCCAGCAGGGTTTCCAACTTGGCGATCTCTGCCTCCAGCCGCTCGATTTCATCGGGCAGAGCCTCGAGCCTGTGTTTCTCGGTAAAGCTCAGCCCCTGCCGGGCCGCCGCGGCCGGTTTCGGTTTCGACCGCGAAACGGGCTTGGCCTTTTCCGCCTTCTCGCCCGCATCCTCGCCGCGTTGCGCCCGGTAATCGCTCCAGCCGCCCGCATAGACCGTGGCCTGCCCGTCCCCCTCCATCGCCACCGTCAGCGTTGCCACCCGGTCCAGGAAATCGCGATCATGGCTGACCAGCAGCACGGTGCCGTCAAACCCGTCCAGCAGTTCCTGCAACAGGTCCAGCGTTTCCACGTCCAGATCGTTGGTCGGTTCGTCCAGCACCAGCAGGTTCGACGGCTGCGCCATCAGCCGCGCCAGCAGCAGCCGCGCCCGTTCGCCGCCCGACAATGACCGCACCGGCGCGCGCGCCTGGCGTTCGTCGAACAGGAAATCCTTGAGATAGCCGACCACATGCCGGGGCTGGCCACGGACCATGACCTGGTCCGATTGCCCCGAGACCCGCATGGCCGGGTCATGGGTCAGGTTTTCCCATAGGCTGGCATCGGGGTCGAGCTGCGCCCGGGCCTGGTCGAAATACGCGATCTCGAGATTGGTCCCCAGCTTCACGGTGCCCGCATCCGGGGCCACGCGTCCCAGCATCAGGTTCAACAGCGTGGTCTTGCCCACGCCGTTCGGCCCCACCAGCGCCACGCGGTCGCCACGCTGTATCGTGACCGAGAAATCACGGCAGATCAGGTTTTCCCCGTAGGCCTTTGCAATACCGATCGTTTCAATGACCTTCCGCCCGGATTTCCGGCCCGT
This is a stretch of genomic DNA from Pukyongiella litopenaei. It encodes these proteins:
- a CDS encoding protein adenylyltransferase SelO; protein product: MPVSIPFDNSYARLPEGFFAAQAPQPVRSPRLVAFNDDLARLLGIAAGDATEMAQVFGGNTVPQGAEPLAQLYAGHQFGQYNPQLGDGRAVLLGETVGTDGQRRDIQLKGSGRTPFSRMGDGRAWLGPVLREYVVSEAMHALGIPTTRALAAVETGEEVIRETVLPGAVLTRVASSHLRVGTFQVFASRGQIDRLKRLTGYAIARHYPDADGPMALLAAVRDAQAVLIAQWMGVGFIHGVMNTDNCAISGETIDYGPCAFLDVYHPDTVFSSIDRHGRYAYSNQPGIAVWNLAQLATALIQQFDDPAAAVEEATGIVHAMPSLIEQAWLRIFRAKIGITTPRDGDDAMITDLLARMAAGQADFTNTFRALAGERAHDQFTDPAAFDQWAEGWQARLADEPDPQAVMRAANPAFVPRNHRIEQMISAAVGGDYAPFERLNAVLAHPFEDQPDHADLARPPTPDEVVPATFCGT
- a CDS encoding cupin domain-containing protein, which produces MQDPTAADIIRNLDLKPHPEGGWYRQTWISDMPVAGGRASATCIYFLLKARERSHWHRVDATEIWLFHAGAPLVLSLSETETGPATDHLLSPDPTRGAPQVIVPPHHWQSARSTGDYTLVSCAVSPGFRFDGFTLADPTFDIPRIKTTP
- a CDS encoding anhydro-N-acetylmuramic acid kinase — translated: MNDDQQRHRRFRALGAMSGTSLDGVDAAMVVTDGETIHGFGPHGYRPYTDAERDLLRGGLGRWDGAEVEAAASVIDAAHRAALAGFGDVDLIGFHGQTLAHDPRGRGTLQVGDGAGLAGALGVPVVWDFRSADVAAGGEGAPLAPFFHFACARWMRANAPLCFLNLGGVGNLTWLDPARGRPEDPGALLAFDTGPANAPVNDLMQARRGVAMDEGGALAATGQVDEAVVAAFMEHAYFSRKPPKSLDRNDFDDIQDRVSHLGDADAAATLTAICAASVAAGLEHCPDLPSRVLVTGGGRKNPVVMAMLNAALPCSVEPVEAAGLNGDMLEAQAFAYLAVRVLRGLPTSCPGTTGVGTPRCGGRVSRPAAEGNAA
- the tyrS gene encoding tyrosine--tRNA ligase, with the protein product MTYHPKSDFMQVMMQRGYLADCTDYQALDDALRAGVVPTYIGYDATAKSLHVGHLLNIMMLRWLQKTGHKPITLMGGGTTKVGDPSFRSDERPLLGPDEIDANIAGMKRVFAKYLTYGDGDTDALMLNNAEWLDDLNYLDFLRDIGRHFSVNRMLSFESVKSRLDREQSLSFLEFNYMILQAYDFLELNRRYGCLLQMGGSDQWGNIVNGIDLTRRVLDHDIYGLTSPLLTTSDGRKMGKSQGGAMWLNADMLSPYEFWQFWRNTTDADVERFLKLYTELPVDECNRLGALAGSEINEAKIILANAVTTLCHGAEAADAAAATAREVFEKGGVGDDLPTLTLSADEIGDGISVVQLFVRSGLVKSGKEAKRLIAENGARLDDAPLTNAGLILDAGTLANPVKLSAGRKRHALVRVAA
- a CDS encoding 3-hydroxyacyl-CoA dehydrogenase, encoding MKLETTAAIVTGGASGLGEATARHFAAQGAQVTILDRDETRGQAVAAEIGGHFAQTDVTDEASVAAAIALGLDRMGRITAAVNCAGIAIGIKTVGRDGPHPLDRFRQVIDINLVGSFNVARLAAAEMARNDPDADGARGVIVNTASVAAFDGQKGQAAYSASKGGIVGMTLPMARDLASLGIRVNTIAPGIFLTPMMKGLPEDVQTQLAADVPNPSRLGDPSEYARLAGFMVEMGYLNGEVIRLDGALRMR
- a CDS encoding ABC-F family ATP-binding cassette domain-containing protein; its protein translation is MARAPLLQLSGISLTFGGDPVFDTLDLVVQPRDRVALVGRNGSGKSTLMKVMAGLVEPDTGQVALPPGRSVGYMEQDPDMAGFATLGDFAAVGLPPGELYRVERAGEGLNFDPSRAVATASGGERRRAALAALMARAPDLMLLDEPTNHLDIAAITWLERELAATRAAFVVISHDRAFLRALTTATLWIDRGAVRRQDKGFEAFEAWRDKVWEDEDTARHKLDRKIRSEARWAVEGISARRKRNQGRVRALQALRAERAAQIRRQGTAALALDTGRKSGRKVIETIGIAKAYGENLICRDFSVTIQRGDRVALVGPNGVGKTTLLNLMLGRVAPDAGTVKLGTNLEIAYFDQARAQLDPDASLWENLTHDPAMRVSGQSDQVMVRGQPRHVVGYLKDFLFDERQARAPVRSLSGGERARLLLARLMAQPSNLLVLDEPTNDLDVETLDLLQELLDGFDGTVLLVSHDRDFLDRVATLTVAMEGDGQATVYAGGWSDYRAQRGEDAGEKAEKAKPVSRSKPKPAAAARQGLSFTEKHRLEALPDEIERLEAEIAKLETLLADPGLYAREPAKFTKATEALVARQGRLAASEEEWLALAEKAEQS